One part of the Xylanimonas allomyrinae genome encodes these proteins:
- the sufD gene encoding Fe-S cluster assembly protein SufD: MTSTTEITTDHTRAKADGAHSHSFGQGVVPAGSRAERLTSFDLADIPVPTGREEEWRFTPVARLQPLFAAELGDAGVTVTVTPAPEVKVETVGRDDARLGTAGKPGDRTAVTAWNAFTDATVVTIPAETVASDVTAVRVTGVSAQASAAHLLVHAERFSQAVVVIDHVGDALLTETVEIVVDEGAHLTVVSVQDWADGAVHASSHRSVVGRDARLKHVVVTFGGDVVRLTPDASFAGEGGEVEMVGLYFADTDQHQEHRLFVDHGQPRCRSRVTYKGALQGAGAHAVWVGDVLIQHHAEGTDTYELNRNLVLTDGARADSVPNLEIETGEIEGAGHASATGRFDDEQLFYLQSRGIPEADARRLVVRGFFAELIDQIGVPAVQERLLASIEAELEKSMSVITGVAPADAE; encoded by the coding sequence ATGACCAGCACCACCGAGATCACCACCGACCACACGCGGGCGAAGGCCGACGGCGCGCACTCCCACTCCTTCGGGCAGGGCGTCGTACCCGCCGGGTCACGCGCGGAACGGCTCACCTCCTTCGACCTCGCCGACATCCCCGTGCCCACGGGCCGCGAGGAGGAGTGGCGGTTCACCCCCGTCGCCCGCCTCCAGCCGCTGTTCGCGGCCGAGCTCGGCGACGCCGGGGTGACCGTGACCGTCACGCCCGCCCCCGAGGTCAAGGTCGAGACCGTCGGCCGCGACGACGCCCGGCTCGGCACCGCGGGCAAGCCCGGCGACCGCACCGCAGTCACCGCGTGGAACGCGTTCACCGACGCCACCGTCGTGACCATCCCCGCCGAGACCGTGGCGTCCGACGTCACCGCCGTGCGCGTCACGGGCGTGTCGGCCCAGGCGAGCGCCGCGCACCTGCTCGTGCACGCCGAACGGTTCAGCCAGGCCGTCGTCGTGATCGACCACGTCGGGGACGCGCTGCTCACCGAGACCGTCGAGATCGTCGTCGACGAGGGCGCGCACCTGACCGTCGTCTCCGTCCAGGACTGGGCCGACGGGGCCGTGCACGCCTCCTCGCACCGCTCCGTCGTCGGGCGCGACGCACGCCTCAAGCACGTCGTGGTCACCTTCGGCGGCGACGTCGTACGGCTCACCCCCGACGCGTCGTTCGCCGGCGAGGGCGGCGAGGTCGAGATGGTCGGCCTGTACTTCGCCGACACCGACCAGCACCAGGAGCACCGCCTGTTCGTCGACCACGGACAGCCGCGCTGCCGCAGCCGCGTCACCTACAAGGGCGCCCTCCAGGGCGCCGGCGCACACGCCGTGTGGGTCGGCGACGTCCTCATCCAGCACCACGCCGAGGGCACCGACACCTACGAGCTCAACCGCAACCTCGTCCTGACCGACGGTGCCCGCGCCGACTCGGTGCCCAACCTCGAGATCGAGACGGGCGAGATCGAGGGCGCCGGGCACGCGTCGGCAACCGGCCGGTTCGACGACGAACAGCTCTTCTACCTGCAGTCGCGCGGCATCCCCGAGGCCGACGCCCGGCGCCTGGTGGTGCGCGGCTTCTTCGCCGAGCTCATCGACCAGATCGGCGTGCCCGCCGTGCAGGAGCGCCTGCTCGCCTCGATCGAGGCCGAGCTCGAGAAGTCCATGAGCGTCATCACCGGGGTCGCCCCCGCCGACGCGGAGTGA
- a CDS encoding helix-turn-helix transcriptional regulator encodes MSTPAHADPDGVPLEAADDSAESTRRRVLELVASDGPVTAADLATCLGLTAAGVRRHLAQLEDDGTITVHAAPGVAPVRRGRPARAYVVTTVGQAELHDAYSDLAVQALRHLRAVGGDAAVTVFAAHRYDDLVERVGPRLASTDPAERAGQLAAALSEEGYAASVRPVAGATLVPIAQLCQGHCPVQHVAEEFPELCEAEARAFSELLGTHVQRLATIAGGAHACVTNLPLGTAHHATLGVAQHAPAEGTR; translated from the coding sequence GTGAGCACACCTGCCCACGCCGACCCCGACGGCGTTCCCCTGGAGGCCGCCGACGACTCGGCCGAGTCGACGCGCCGGCGGGTCCTGGAGCTCGTCGCGAGCGACGGCCCCGTCACGGCCGCGGACCTGGCCACGTGCCTGGGCCTCACGGCCGCCGGCGTGCGGCGCCACCTCGCCCAGCTCGAGGACGACGGCACCATCACCGTGCACGCCGCCCCCGGCGTCGCACCCGTGCGGCGCGGGCGGCCGGCGCGCGCCTACGTCGTGACCACGGTCGGTCAGGCCGAGCTGCACGACGCCTACTCCGACCTCGCCGTCCAGGCGCTGCGGCACCTGCGCGCCGTGGGCGGGGACGCCGCCGTCACGGTCTTCGCGGCCCACCGGTACGACGACCTCGTCGAACGCGTCGGGCCACGGCTCGCGTCCACCGACCCTGCTGAGCGGGCGGGCCAGCTCGCCGCGGCGCTCTCCGAAGAGGGCTACGCGGCCTCCGTGCGACCCGTCGCGGGCGCCACGCTCGTGCCGATCGCCCAGCTGTGCCAGGGCCACTGCCCCGTGCAGCACGTCGCCGAGGAGTTCCCGGAGCTGTGCGAGGCGGAGGCCCGCGCGTTCTCCGAGCTGCTGGGCACCCACGTCCAGCGCCTGGCCACCATCGCGGGCGGCGCCCACGCCTGCGTCACGAACCTCCCCCTGGGCACCGCCCATCACGCCACTCTGGGCGTCGCCCAGCACGCACCCGCGGAAGGAACACGATGA
- a CDS encoding ABC transporter permease, translated as MTTLTVPTAVGTSRAHAAHPVTFATTVSQSLTMAWRGLVKIRRTPEQLFDVTLQPIIFTLMFTYIFGGAIAGSVTDYLPTIIPGILVQTVITTSVVTGTQLREDMDKGVFDRFRSLPIARIAPLAGALLADTVRYFIATTLTIVMGLIMGWRPDGGALRVIAAALLVMLVAWAVSWIWAFFGMIARTASSVQGISMLIMFPLTFLSNAFVPADTLPSWLRGFVNVNPVSHLVTAVRELASGGSGGSDVLLALAGAAVVVVVFAPLAVRAYMRKA; from the coding sequence ATGACCACCCTGACCGTTCCCACCGCCGTCGGCACGTCGCGTGCCCACGCCGCGCACCCCGTCACGTTCGCCACGACGGTCTCGCAGTCCCTGACCATGGCCTGGCGAGGGCTGGTGAAGATCCGCCGCACGCCCGAGCAGCTCTTCGACGTGACGTTGCAGCCGATCATCTTCACGCTGATGTTCACGTACATCTTCGGCGGCGCCATCGCCGGCAGCGTCACCGACTACCTGCCGACGATCATCCCCGGCATCCTCGTGCAGACCGTCATCACGACGTCGGTCGTCACGGGCACCCAGCTCCGTGAGGACATGGACAAGGGCGTGTTCGACCGCTTCCGGTCGCTGCCCATCGCGCGCATCGCGCCGCTGGCCGGTGCCCTGCTCGCGGACACCGTGCGCTACTTCATCGCCACGACGCTGACCATCGTCATGGGTCTGATCATGGGCTGGCGCCCGGACGGCGGCGCGCTCCGCGTGATCGCCGCCGCGCTCCTGGTGATGCTCGTCGCGTGGGCCGTGAGCTGGATCTGGGCGTTCTTCGGCATGATCGCCCGCACGGCCTCGTCGGTGCAGGGCATCTCGATGCTGATCATGTTCCCGCTGACGTTCCTGTCCAACGCCTTCGTGCCGGCCGACACCCTGCCGAGCTGGCTGCGGGGGTTCGTCAACGTCAACCCCGTCTCGCACCTGGTCACCGCGGTGCGCGAGCTGGCGTCGGGCGGCTCGGGCGGCAGCGACGTGCTCCTCGCCCTGGCCGGAGCCGCCGTCGTCGTCGTGGTCTTCGCCCCGCTGGCCGTGCGCGCCTACATGCGCAAGGCGTAG
- a CDS encoding COX15/CtaA family protein, with protein MTATATPPESRDVLARFRGWTRGVLIANVIGQVLIIVTGGAVRLTGSGLGCSDWPFCTPGHFTPQYHPATTYHAFVEFGNRTLTGVLLVLALAVLALVWTDRTRSNAYRALGLVPLLGVVAQAVIGGVVVLLELDPRWVSLHFGVSAALVWCSAYLLHRHGEGDGEPVAVAGRATTGAARVLAVLLVPVVTLGVLVTGSGPHSGDTTVGYRFALDPQAITRSHSGTVWLFVLTLALLLVLLHRTTTTPQVAAARRAAWLLVVVTAAQGAIGYTQYFTGLPALLVGFHMAGSALLLWATANTVLHLRTRA; from the coding sequence GTGACCGCGACCGCCACCCCGCCCGAGTCTCGTGACGTCCTGGCCCGATTCCGCGGCTGGACCCGCGGCGTGCTGATCGCCAACGTGATCGGGCAGGTGCTCATCATCGTCACGGGCGGTGCCGTCCGCCTGACCGGCTCGGGCCTGGGCTGCTCCGACTGGCCCTTCTGCACCCCCGGGCACTTCACGCCCCAGTACCACCCGGCCACGACGTACCACGCGTTCGTCGAGTTCGGGAACCGCACGCTGACCGGCGTCCTGCTGGTCCTCGCGCTCGCGGTGCTCGCGCTGGTGTGGACCGACCGGACGCGATCGAACGCCTACCGTGCGCTGGGCCTCGTCCCCCTGCTGGGCGTGGTGGCCCAGGCCGTCATCGGCGGCGTCGTCGTGCTGCTCGAGCTCGACCCGCGCTGGGTGTCGCTGCACTTCGGGGTGTCCGCGGCGCTCGTGTGGTGCTCGGCCTACCTGCTGCACCGCCACGGCGAGGGCGACGGGGAACCCGTCGCCGTCGCCGGCCGCGCCACGACCGGGGCCGCGCGCGTTCTCGCGGTGCTGCTGGTGCCCGTCGTCACCCTCGGTGTGCTCGTCACCGGCTCGGGACCGCACTCCGGCGACACGACCGTCGGCTACCGCTTCGCGCTCGACCCCCAGGCGATCACGCGGTCCCACTCGGGAACGGTGTGGCTGTTCGTGCTGACGCTGGCGCTGCTGCTCGTGCTGCTGCACCGCACGACGACGACGCCGCAGGTCGCGGCGGCCCGCCGCGCCGCCTGGCTGCTCGTCGTCGTCACCGCCGCCCAGGGCGCCATCGGATACACGCAGTACTTCACGGGCCTGCCCGCGCTGCTCGTGGGTTTCCACATGGCCGGGTCCGCGCTGCTGCTGTGGGCGACCGCGAACACGGTGCTCCACCTGCGCACACGCGCCTGA
- a CDS encoding ABC transporter ATP-binding protein, with the protein MPSPSAPLPRAPGAALEVDGLVKRYAGRAVVDGLALTARAGEVTAVLGPNGAGKTTTIECCEGLRTPDAGTVRVLGRDPRAHAAALRPRVGVMLQDGGLPSGARALEVLRHVAAMYTAPRDVGELVERLGIASFSRTAVRRLSGGQRQRLALACAVVGRPDLVFLDEPSAGMDPQSRHAVWDLVRELRADGVAVVLTTHLMDEAEALADVVHVVDHGKVIASGTVPELLARDGGGDTEVTVRFAAPAGLDIAVLTDWLTGRGVVDPSVSVGRRTLEDVFLDLTGRHLR; encoded by the coding sequence GTGCCCTCCCCCTCCGCACCGCTCCCGCGCGCGCCCGGCGCCGCCCTGGAGGTGGACGGGCTCGTCAAGCGCTACGCCGGCCGCGCCGTCGTCGACGGGCTCGCACTGACCGCACGCGCCGGCGAGGTCACGGCCGTCCTCGGCCCCAACGGTGCCGGCAAGACCACCACCATCGAGTGCTGCGAGGGCCTGCGCACGCCCGACGCCGGCACCGTGCGCGTCCTGGGCCGCGACCCGCGCGCCCACGCGGCCGCGCTGCGCCCGCGCGTCGGCGTCATGCTGCAGGACGGCGGCCTGCCCAGCGGTGCGCGCGCGCTCGAGGTGCTGCGGCACGTGGCCGCGATGTACACGGCCCCGCGTGACGTCGGCGAGCTCGTCGAACGGCTCGGCATCGCCTCGTTCTCGCGCACCGCCGTGCGGCGGCTGTCGGGCGGGCAGCGGCAGCGGCTCGCGCTCGCGTGCGCCGTCGTCGGCCGGCCCGACCTGGTGTTCCTCGACGAGCCCAGCGCGGGCATGGACCCGCAGTCGAGGCACGCCGTGTGGGACCTGGTGCGCGAGCTGCGGGCCGACGGCGTCGCCGTCGTGCTCACCACCCACCTCATGGACGAGGCCGAGGCGCTGGCCGACGTCGTCCACGTCGTCGACCACGGCAAGGTCATCGCCTCGGGCACCGTGCCCGAGCTGCTGGCCCGCGACGGCGGCGGGGACACCGAGGTGACCGTCCGGTTCGCCGCACCCGCGGGCCTCGACATCGCCGTGCTGACGGACTGGCTCACCGGGCGCGGCGTCGTCGACCCGAGCGTGAGCGTCGGGCGCCGCACGCTCGAGGACGTGTTCCTCGACCTCACCGGGAGGCACCTGCGATGA
- the sufU gene encoding Fe-S cluster assembly sulfur transfer protein SufU has protein sequence MSALEQLYQQVILDHAKHPHGRGLQPARPDGLVGESHQVNPTCGDEVTLRVAVATRAGAPVVDTVSWEGQGCSISQASISVMTELVSGQTVDDVERLDKLFHDLMASRGKGLASEDDEDLLGDATAFTGTSQFPARIKCALLGWAALKDSLARSGALAQ, from the coding sequence ATGAGCGCGCTCGAACAGCTGTACCAGCAGGTCATCCTCGACCACGCCAAGCACCCGCACGGACGAGGGCTTCAGCCCGCCCGGCCCGACGGGCTCGTGGGGGAGTCCCACCAGGTCAACCCGACCTGCGGTGACGAAGTGACCCTCCGCGTCGCCGTGGCGACGCGGGCAGGAGCGCCCGTCGTCGACACCGTGTCCTGGGAAGGGCAAGGGTGCTCCATCTCGCAGGCGTCCATCTCCGTGATGACCGAGCTCGTCAGCGGGCAGACCGTCGACGACGTCGAACGGCTCGACAAGCTGTTCCACGACCTCATGGCCTCCCGCGGCAAAGGACTCGCCTCCGAGGACGACGAAGACCTGCTCGGGGACGCGACAGCCTTCACCGGCACCTCGCAGTTCCCCGCCCGCATCAAGTGCGCGCTGCTCGGCTGGGCCGCGCTCAAGGACTCGCTGGCGCGCAGCGGCGCGCTGGCCCAGTGA
- a CDS encoding ABC transporter permease gives MTHAPAVAAPAWRRVAAQAGFETRTILRNGEQLLVTIALPLFLLVGLVRTSIFELDTAGATRVDFATPGVIAVAVMSTAFTSQAIATAFDRRNGVLRLLATTPLGRGGLLAGKVLGVLAVEVVQAVVITAVALALGWHPHTAGVAAAVGAGLLGTAAFTALALLIAGVLRAEGVLAVANLVLVLLIAGGGVLVPPDRMPGPLAHVAALLPSGALGEAMRGALLGGGVPVASIVVLTAWTAAFGWSAARLFRWQ, from the coding sequence ATGACCCACGCTCCTGCCGTCGCGGCACCCGCCTGGCGCCGCGTCGCCGCCCAGGCCGGATTCGAGACGCGCACCATCCTGCGCAACGGCGAGCAGCTCCTCGTGACGATCGCTCTGCCGCTGTTCCTGCTCGTGGGGCTCGTGCGCACGTCGATCTTCGAGCTCGACACCGCGGGCGCCACCCGCGTGGACTTCGCCACGCCGGGCGTCATCGCGGTCGCCGTGATGTCGACGGCGTTCACCTCCCAGGCGATCGCCACGGCGTTCGACCGGCGCAACGGCGTGCTGCGGCTGCTGGCCACGACGCCGCTCGGCCGCGGCGGCCTGCTCGCCGGCAAGGTGCTCGGCGTCCTCGCCGTCGAGGTCGTCCAGGCGGTCGTCATCACGGCCGTGGCGCTCGCCCTCGGCTGGCACCCGCACACCGCGGGCGTCGCGGCCGCCGTCGGCGCCGGGCTGCTGGGCACGGCCGCGTTCACGGCGCTCGCACTGCTCATCGCGGGCGTCCTGCGCGCCGAGGGCGTGCTCGCCGTCGCCAACCTCGTGCTCGTGCTGCTCATCGCCGGAGGCGGCGTGCTCGTCCCGCCCGACCGCATGCCCGGCCCCCTCGCACACGTCGCCGCGCTGCTGCCCTCGGGTGCGCTGGGCGAGGCCATGCGCGGCGCGCTGCTCGGCGGCGGCGTGCCGGTGGCCTCGATCGTGGTGCTCACCGCCTGGACCGCCGCGTTCGGGTGGAGCGCCGCGCGGCTGTTCCGGTGGCAGTGA
- the sufC gene encoding Fe-S cluster assembly ATPase SufC, translating into MATLEIRDLHVSVETKEGAKPILRGVDLTIGSGETHAIMGPNGSGKSTLASALAGHPKYAVTSGTVTLDGDDVLAMSVDERARAGLFLAMQYPVEVPGVSVANFLRTAKTAIDGTAPALRTWGKEVRGAMENLRIDPTFAERSVNEGFSGGEKKRHEILQLELFKPRFAILDETDSGLDVDALRVVSEGVNRALAATDVGVLLITHYTRILRYIKPDFVHVFVDGRIAEEGGPELAERLENEGYDRFVGTGATMA; encoded by the coding sequence ATGGCCACCCTGGAGATCCGCGACCTGCACGTCTCCGTCGAGACCAAGGAGGGCGCCAAGCCCATCCTGCGCGGCGTCGACCTGACCATCGGCAGCGGCGAGACCCACGCCATCATGGGCCCCAACGGCTCCGGCAAGTCCACGCTCGCCTCGGCGCTCGCGGGCCACCCGAAGTACGCGGTCACCTCCGGCACCGTCACACTCGACGGCGACGACGTGCTCGCGATGTCGGTCGACGAGCGCGCCCGCGCCGGCCTCTTCCTCGCCATGCAGTACCCCGTCGAGGTGCCGGGCGTGTCGGTCGCGAACTTCCTGCGCACCGCCAAGACCGCCATCGACGGCACCGCCCCGGCCCTGCGCACGTGGGGCAAGGAGGTGCGCGGCGCCATGGAGAACCTGCGCATCGACCCGACGTTCGCCGAGCGCTCGGTCAACGAGGGCTTCTCCGGAGGCGAGAAGAAGCGCCACGAGATCCTCCAGCTGGAGCTGTTCAAGCCGCGCTTCGCGATCCTCGACGAGACCGACTCGGGCCTCGACGTCGACGCCCTGCGCGTCGTGTCCGAGGGCGTGAACCGGGCGCTGGCCGCGACCGACGTCGGCGTGCTGCTCATCACGCACTACACGCGCATCCTGCGCTACATCAAGCCCGACTTCGTCCACGTGTTCGTCGACGGGCGCATCGCCGAGGAAGGCGGCCCCGAGCTGGCCGAGCGCCTCGAGAACGAGGGCTACGACCGATTCGTCGGCACCGGCGCCACGATGGCGTGA
- the sufB gene encoding Fe-S cluster assembly protein SufB — MTAPTEQRTDEEIIASIGSYEYGWHDSDAAGSTAQRGLNEDVVRNISALKNEPEWMLNQRLRALRLFGKKPMPNWGADLTGINFDNIKYFVRSTEKQATSWEELPEDIRATYDRLGIPEAEKQRLVAGVAAQYESEVVYHQIREDLEAQGVIFVDTDTGLRDYPEIFQEYFGTVIPAGDNKFAALNSAVWSGGSFVYVPPGVHVEIPLQAYFRINTENMGQFERTLIIADEGSYVHYVEGCTAPIYSSDSLHSAVVEIIVKKNARVRYTTIQNWSNNVYNLVTKRATAAEGATMEWVDGNIGSKVTMKYPAIYLLGEHARGETLSIAFAGEGQHQDAGAKMVHAAPRTSSSIVSKSVARGGGRTSYRGLVQVLEGAAHSASNVLCDALLVDQISRSDTYPYVDVREDDVSMGHEATVSRVSEDQLFYLMSRGMPETEAMAMIVRGFVEPIARELPMEYALELNRLIELQMEGSVG, encoded by the coding sequence ATGACTGCACCCACGGAGCAGCGCACCGATGAGGAGATCATTGCCTCCATCGGCTCCTACGAGTACGGCTGGCACGACTCCGACGCGGCCGGCTCGACCGCGCAGCGCGGCCTGAACGAGGACGTCGTGCGCAACATCTCGGCGCTGAAGAACGAGCCCGAGTGGATGCTCAACCAGCGCCTGCGCGCGCTGCGCCTGTTCGGCAAGAAGCCCATGCCGAACTGGGGTGCCGACCTGACCGGCATCAACTTCGACAACATCAAGTACTTCGTGCGCTCGACCGAGAAGCAGGCCACCTCGTGGGAGGAGCTGCCCGAGGACATCCGCGCGACCTACGACCGGCTCGGCATCCCCGAGGCCGAGAAGCAGCGCCTGGTGGCCGGCGTCGCCGCGCAGTACGAGTCCGAGGTCGTCTACCACCAGATCCGCGAGGACCTGGAGGCGCAGGGCGTCATCTTCGTCGACACCGACACCGGCCTGCGCGACTACCCGGAGATCTTCCAGGAGTACTTCGGCACCGTCATCCCCGCCGGCGACAACAAGTTCGCGGCGCTCAACTCCGCGGTGTGGTCGGGCGGCTCGTTCGTCTACGTCCCGCCGGGCGTGCACGTCGAGATCCCGCTCCAGGCGTACTTCCGGATCAACACCGAGAACATGGGCCAGTTCGAGCGGACGCTGATCATCGCCGACGAGGGCTCCTACGTGCACTACGTCGAGGGCTGCACCGCGCCGATCTACTCCAGCGACTCGCTGCACTCCGCCGTCGTCGAGATCATCGTCAAGAAGAACGCGCGGGTGCGGTACACGACCATCCAGAACTGGTCGAACAACGTCTACAACCTCGTGACCAAGCGGGCCACCGCGGCCGAGGGCGCCACCATGGAATGGGTCGACGGCAACATCGGCTCCAAGGTGACGATGAAGTACCCCGCGATCTACCTGCTGGGCGAGCACGCCCGCGGCGAGACCCTGTCGATCGCGTTCGCGGGCGAGGGCCAGCACCAGGACGCCGGCGCCAAGATGGTGCACGCGGCCCCGCGCACGTCGTCGTCCATCGTGAGCAAGTCCGTGGCGCGCGGCGGCGGGCGCACCTCCTACCGCGGGCTCGTCCAGGTGCTCGAAGGCGCCGCGCACTCGGCGTCCAACGTGCTGTGCGACGCGCTGCTGGTCGACCAGATCTCGCGCTCCGACACCTACCCCTACGTGGACGTCCGCGAGGACGACGTGTCGATGGGTCACGAGGCCACCGTGTCCCGCGTCAGCGAGGACCAGCTGTTCTACCTGATGTCCCGAGGCATGCCCGAGACGGAGGCCATGGCCATGATCGTGCGCGGGTTCGTCGAGCCCATCGCGCGCGAGCTGCCCATGGAGTACGCGCTCGAGCTCAACCGCCTCATCGAGCTGCAGATGGAAGGGTCCGTCGGCTGA
- a CDS encoding ATP-binding cassette domain-containing protein, protein MNTPAIEAEGLVKVFGANRAVDGVDLTVATGSVYGVLGPNGAGKTTTIRMLATLLRPDGGHARVFGRDVVRDPQTVRSLIGVTGQYASVDETLSATENLVIFGRLLGLSSRAAKAKSVELLEEFALTEAARKPLKAFSGGMRRRLDLAASLIAQPPLIFLDEPTTGLDPRTRNQMWDTIRRLVADGSTVLLTTQYLDEADQLADRIAVIDRGRVVAEGTADELKRSVGQQSLQVTIARQGADRARGVLLSVVGQAPSSTPLADGLRVSVPVDDSTVVTEVLLRLREAGVEVLELALAKPSLDEVFLTLTGHAATSDDDAHAAEKVLA, encoded by the coding sequence ATGAACACACCCGCGATCGAGGCCGAGGGCCTCGTCAAGGTCTTCGGCGCCAACCGCGCCGTCGACGGCGTGGACCTGACGGTGGCGACCGGCTCGGTCTACGGCGTCCTGGGCCCCAACGGCGCCGGAAAGACCACCACCATCCGCATGCTCGCCACGCTCCTGCGGCCCGACGGCGGCCACGCCCGGGTCTTCGGGCGCGACGTCGTCCGCGACCCGCAGACCGTGCGCTCCCTCATCGGCGTGACCGGCCAGTACGCATCGGTCGACGAGACCCTGTCCGCCACCGAGAACCTCGTGATCTTCGGCCGGCTGCTGGGCCTGTCGAGCCGCGCGGCCAAGGCCAAGTCGGTCGAGCTGCTCGAGGAGTTCGCGCTGACCGAGGCCGCACGCAAGCCGCTCAAGGCGTTCAGCGGCGGCATGCGCCGCCGTCTCGACCTGGCCGCGAGCCTCATCGCGCAGCCGCCGCTCATCTTCCTCGACGAGCCCACCACGGGTCTCGACCCGCGCACCCGCAACCAGATGTGGGACACCATCCGCCGCCTGGTCGCGGACGGCTCGACGGTGCTGCTCACCACGCAGTACCTCGACGAGGCCGACCAGCTCGCCGACCGGATCGCCGTCATCGACCGCGGCCGCGTCGTCGCCGAGGGCACGGCCGACGAGCTCAAGCGCTCGGTCGGCCAGCAGTCCCTGCAGGTGACCATCGCCCGCCAGGGCGCCGACCGGGCCCGGGGCGTGCTGCTCTCCGTCGTCGGGCAGGCGCCCTCGTCCACGCCGCTCGCCGACGGCCTGCGCGTGTCCGTGCCCGTCGACGACTCGACGGTCGTCACCGAGGTGCTGCTGCGCCTGCGCGAGGCCGGCGTCGAGGTGCTCGAGCTGGCGCTCGCCAAGCCGTCGCTCGACGAGGTCTTCCTCACCCTCACCGGGCACGCCGCGACCAGCGACGACGACGCCCACGCCGCAGAGAAGGTGCTCGCATGA
- a CDS encoding cysteine desulfurase yields MTVTDTVLPGAAGAPAAVDWAAVRADFPLLGRTVRGGRPLVYLDSGATSQKPNVVLEAEVDFYERRNAAVHRGAHQLAEEATEAFESARAAVASFVGADDDEIVWTSGATAALNLIAYAFSNATLGRGAPESSRFVLRPGDEIVVTEAEHHANLVPWQELCARTGAVLRWFGVGEDGRLDLTDVASVIGERTRIVAFGHVSNVTGAVAPVATLVAAARAVGAYTVLDACQSVPHLPVDLHALDVDFAAFSGHKMLGPTGVGALYGRRELLAAMPPFQTGGSMVEVVTMQTTTYAPPPQRFEAGTQMVAQAIGMGVAAQWLGELGMPAVAAHEQTLAAELLQIATIPGVRVIGPLDTTDRLAVVSFVVDGVHAHDVGQVLDDQGIAVRVGHHCAQPLHRRFGIAATARASASVYTTLDEVRAFREALAGVRAFFGAE; encoded by the coding sequence ATGACCGTGACTGACACCGTGCTCCCGGGCGCCGCGGGCGCCCCCGCAGCCGTCGACTGGGCCGCCGTCCGGGCCGACTTCCCCCTGCTCGGGCGCACGGTGCGGGGCGGTCGACCACTCGTCTACCTCGACTCGGGCGCGACCTCGCAGAAGCCGAACGTCGTGCTCGAGGCCGAGGTCGACTTCTACGAGCGCCGCAACGCCGCCGTCCACCGCGGCGCGCACCAGCTCGCCGAGGAGGCCACCGAGGCGTTCGAGTCCGCGCGTGCCGCCGTCGCGTCGTTCGTCGGCGCCGACGACGACGAGATCGTGTGGACCTCCGGCGCGACCGCGGCCCTCAACCTGATCGCGTACGCGTTCTCGAACGCGACCCTCGGGCGCGGCGCACCCGAGTCGAGCCGGTTCGTGCTCAGGCCCGGCGACGAGATCGTCGTGACCGAAGCCGAGCACCACGCCAACCTCGTGCCATGGCAGGAGCTGTGCGCGCGCACCGGGGCGGTCCTGCGCTGGTTCGGCGTGGGGGAGGACGGTCGGCTCGACCTCACCGACGTCGCCTCGGTCATCGGGGAACGCACCCGGATCGTCGCGTTCGGGCACGTCTCGAACGTCACCGGAGCCGTGGCCCCCGTCGCCACGCTCGTCGCCGCCGCGCGCGCCGTGGGCGCCTACACGGTGCTCGACGCCTGCCAGTCCGTGCCGCACCTGCCTGTCGACCTGCACGCGCTCGACGTCGACTTCGCGGCCTTCAGCGGGCACAAGATGCTCGGACCCACCGGCGTCGGCGCCCTCTACGGGCGGCGCGAGCTGCTCGCCGCCATGCCGCCCTTCCAGACCGGCGGGTCGATGGTCGAGGTCGTCACCATGCAGACCACGACCTACGCGCCGCCACCCCAGCGGTTCGAGGCCGGCACGCAGATGGTCGCCCAGGCCATCGGCATGGGGGTCGCCGCACAGTGGCTCGGCGAGCTCGGGATGCCCGCCGTCGCCGCACACGAGCAGACCCTCGCGGCCGAGCTCCTCCAGATCGCGACCATCCCCGGCGTCCGCGTCATCGGGCCCCTCGACACCACCGACCGGCTCGCCGTCGTCAGCTTCGTCGTCGACGGCGTCCACGCCCACGACGTCGGACAGGTGCTCGACGACCAGGGCATCGCCGTGCGCGTCGGCCACCACTGCGCCCAGCCGCTGCACCGCCGGTTCGGCATCGCCGCGACCGCGCGCGCCTCCGCGTCGGTCTACACGACGCTCGACGAGGTCAGGGCGTTCCGGGAAGCACTGGCCGGGGTCCGCGCGTTCTTCGGAGCGGAGTGA